In one window of Fodinibius salicampi DNA:
- a CDS encoding IlvD/Edd family dehydratase, with the protein MAEEDKKDKELRSSEWFNRTGKDGFIYRAWMKKQGIPKHKFKGKPVIGICNTWSELTPCNSHFRDLAQSVREGIIEAGGFPVEFPVMSLGETLMKPTAMLYRNLASMDTEESIRANPLDGVVLLCGCDKTTPSLVMGACSVDIPTIVVSGGPMLTGKFRGKDVSISDTWRFSDKVKTGEMSTERMEEAEACTCRSDGHCAVMGTASTMACMVESLGLSLPGNAAIPAPDARRKVIAHMSGMRAVEMVEEEQNLSDILTREAFENAIKVNTAIGGSTNFVIHLLAIAGRIGVDLDIDDFDKLSQDIPLIVNLQPSGDYFMEDFYYAGGLPAVIKELLPELHTNEITAAGESMQEIYKDAPNYNEEIISSRDKPFKSEVGLAIVKGNLSENGAVMKPSAATPELLQHKGRAVVFEDIEDYKARINDPDLDVKKDDILVLKNVGPKGYPGMPEVGNMGLPAKLLEQGVTDMVRISDGRMSGTAFGTAVLHTSPESADGGTLALVKNGDIIELDVPNRKIELHVSDEELEKRKKEWEPLPFHMDRGYWYLYQKHVQQAHLGADLDFMQGKSGSTVKRDSH; encoded by the coding sequence ATGGCTGAGGAAGACAAAAAAGATAAGGAATTACGCAGCAGTGAATGGTTTAACAGAACAGGAAAAGACGGTTTTATATACAGAGCCTGGATGAAGAAGCAGGGGATTCCCAAACACAAGTTCAAGGGTAAACCTGTAATCGGAATCTGTAACACTTGGTCTGAACTGACCCCGTGCAATTCGCATTTCCGGGATCTGGCACAATCGGTCAGAGAAGGTATTATTGAAGCCGGTGGCTTTCCGGTAGAGTTTCCTGTTATGTCGCTCGGTGAAACACTGATGAAGCCAACTGCCATGCTTTATAGAAATCTTGCCAGCATGGATACGGAAGAATCTATTAGGGCAAATCCGCTGGACGGGGTAGTACTGCTCTGCGGTTGTGATAAAACCACACCAAGTCTGGTGATGGGTGCCTGCAGCGTTGATATTCCAACGATTGTAGTTTCAGGCGGACCGATGCTTACCGGTAAATTCAGGGGAAAGGATGTCAGCATAAGCGATACCTGGCGCTTCAGCGATAAAGTTAAAACCGGCGAGATGTCTACCGAACGTATGGAGGAGGCGGAAGCCTGTACCTGCCGGAGTGACGGACATTGTGCGGTTATGGGAACAGCCAGTACGATGGCCTGTATGGTCGAATCGCTGGGGCTCTCCCTGCCCGGTAACGCGGCAATTCCCGCACCTGATGCACGACGGAAGGTAATAGCCCACATGTCTGGTATGAGAGCCGTTGAAATGGTAGAAGAGGAACAAAACCTGTCAGATATATTAACACGGGAAGCTTTTGAAAACGCTATCAAAGTAAATACCGCCATAGGGGGATCAACCAATTTTGTGATTCATCTGTTGGCCATTGCCGGACGCATCGGTGTAGATCTCGATATTGACGACTTTGACAAACTTTCGCAGGATATCCCCTTGATTGTAAACCTGCAGCCGTCCGGAGACTACTTCATGGAGGATTTTTATTACGCCGGCGGACTTCCGGCCGTTATCAAAGAACTGCTTCCTGAACTGCATACAAATGAAATTACGGCGGCCGGAGAATCAATGCAGGAGATATATAAAGATGCTCCAAATTATAATGAAGAAATCATTTCCAGCCGTGACAAACCGTTCAAAAGTGAAGTGGGACTGGCTATTGTCAAAGGCAACCTGAGCGAAAACGGAGCGGTAATGAAGCCTTCCGCAGCTACGCCCGAACTGCTGCAACACAAAGGGCGGGCTGTCGTCTTCGAAGACATTGAAGACTATAAAGCCCGTATCAACGACCCTGATCTCGATGTTAAAAAAGATGATATCCTGGTTCTGAAGAATGTGGGACCCAAGGGATATCCGGGGATGCCCGAAGTTGGCAACATGGGGCTGCCGGCAAAACTGTTGGAACAGGGAGTTACGGATATGGTTCGCATATCTGACGGCCGCATGAGTGGAACCGCTTTCGGTACAGCTGTTTTACATACCTCTCCGGAATCGGCTGACGGTGGCACTCTGGCCCTTGTTAAAAACGGAGATATAATCGAGCTGGATGTTCCGAATCGTAAAATCGAACTGCACGTTTCGGATGAAGAGCTGGAGAAAAGAAAGAAAGAGTGGGAACCTCTTCCCTTTCATATGGACCGAGGCTACTGGTACCTTTACCAGAAACATGTACAACAGGCGCATCTCGGTGCAGACCTTGACTTCATGCAGGGAAAATCGGGAAGTACCGTTAAGAGGGATTCTCATTAG
- a CDS encoding GntP family permease: protein MIDQSIYLLLITVISIVLLLALVMRFKIHAFISLLLVSSFVGLGAGMPFEEVLTSIEEGMGGILGFIAIIVGLGSIMGKLLEVSGGAESLARNIVGIFGTKRTSWGLTITGFIISIPVFLDVGFIILVPIIYALARKSKQSTLYYAIPLLAGMLVTHSFIPPTPGPTAVAEIMEVPLGWVIIFGVIAGLPAAILGGPVFGRYIGSKIHIDPPDFSDLSEGKSPSKTEKSDFFMVLVVVLLPLFLIVSATVLDILQERMILPEELFWINLIQFIGHPFSALTIATLIAAYFLGYRKGFTGKQVMEFSDKALAPAGLIILVTGAGGVFKEILVDSGVGTALAETIMAYQVTPIVLAYIISVVVRITQGSVTVAMITTAGMVAPIVSEFGLSVPEKALIVIAIAAGSSILSHFNDSGFWLINKYLGLTEKQTLRSWTVMTTIVSVTGFCMVLLLSLLFF from the coding sequence ATGATTGACCAGTCCATTTACCTTTTATTAATTACCGTCATATCCATCGTTCTGCTGCTGGCACTGGTAATGAGGTTCAAAATCCATGCCTTTATCTCACTGCTGCTTGTAAGCAGCTTCGTTGGACTGGGAGCGGGAATGCCCTTCGAAGAGGTTTTAACGAGTATTGAAGAGGGTATGGGAGGGATACTCGGCTTTATTGCCATTATTGTAGGACTAGGTTCCATTATGGGTAAACTGCTGGAGGTGTCGGGCGGTGCCGAATCACTGGCCCGCAATATAGTGGGGATATTCGGAACCAAACGAACCTCTTGGGGACTTACGATTACGGGTTTTATCATTTCTATACCTGTATTCCTGGATGTGGGATTCATTATTCTGGTACCTATTATTTATGCCCTGGCCCGGAAGTCGAAACAATCGACCCTCTATTATGCCATCCCTCTCCTAGCGGGTATGCTGGTAACCCATTCGTTCATTCCTCCCACACCGGGACCTACTGCTGTAGCTGAAATTATGGAAGTACCGCTGGGGTGGGTCATTATTTTCGGAGTCATCGCCGGTTTGCCTGCCGCCATTCTGGGCGGGCCGGTTTTCGGCAGGTATATTGGAAGTAAAATTCACATTGATCCTCCTGATTTCAGTGACCTGAGTGAAGGGAAATCACCTTCTAAAACTGAGAAGTCTGATTTTTTCATGGTACTGGTGGTTGTTCTCTTGCCCCTATTTCTAATTGTGTCGGCAACCGTACTGGATATCCTACAGGAACGCATGATCCTTCCGGAAGAGTTATTCTGGATTAACCTCATACAATTCATCGGACACCCGTTCAGTGCCCTGACAATCGCCACTCTTATAGCAGCTTACTTCCTAGGGTATAGGAAAGGATTTACCGGTAAACAGGTAATGGAATTTTCAGACAAGGCTCTCGCACCGGCCGGACTTATTATTCTGGTAACAGGTGCAGGCGGTGTTTTCAAAGAGATCCTGGTAGACAGTGGCGTCGGTACCGCCCTTGCCGAGACTATCATGGCTTACCAAGTGACACCGATAGTTCTGGCTTATATTATTTCAGTTGTGGTGAGGATAACGCAGGGATCTGTAACTGTGGCAATGATTACAACCGCCGGAATGGTGGCACCTATTGTCAGTGAGTTCGGACTGTCTGTCCCGGAAAAAGCATTGATCGTTATTGCCATTGCAGCGGGATCATCCATCCTTTCCCATTTTAACGACAGCGGCTTCTGGCTCATAAACAAATACCTCGGTCTGACAGAAAAACAAACATTACGTTCATGGACAGTAATGACAACTATAGTTTCAGTTACAGGTTTTTGTATGGTGTTGTTATTGTCATTGCTTTTTTTCTAA
- a CDS encoding site-specific integrase: MATTYHFYLRKDKKRDNGECPIYLRITQNRKSRYVSTGVYVKPRFWNPEKEEVRKSHRNSKSLNSILDREQDKAETVQAELSKHGKDSAKAIQERLKHQQTGDFFDLADEYLEEIKKTGSHYTHKNAKVAIRKVEAFEGSRSLPLRHIDTEYLERFERFLKDEYDNHPNTISKNFRPIKGIIRKALKKHLITINPLVNFEGAKRGKPKPKTKLSVKQIEAIQSYDFEQFSNLWHTRNYFMFSFYSGGIRFGDLCCLKWNDIKGDRLSYQMNKNEKVFTIELNEYQQEILDYYSTDKKSEDFIFPILNNHKDYSDPTFLRKRISSKNALINKWLGKIVDKVNEELEKEDSDIPRLDDISFHVARHSFAQYAVEQGLSMYELMQTLRHSKIETTQKYLKGLDEQLADKAMKKVF, encoded by the coding sequence ATGGCAACAACTTATCATTTTTATTTACGCAAAGATAAAAAGAGAGATAACGGAGAGTGTCCTATTTACTTAAGGATTACTCAAAACCGTAAATCCCGGTATGTTAGCACTGGTGTTTATGTTAAGCCCAGGTTTTGGAATCCAGAAAAAGAAGAGGTTAGAAAGAGCCACAGAAATTCTAAGAGTTTAAACAGTATCTTGGATCGGGAACAAGATAAGGCCGAAACTGTTCAGGCTGAATTAAGTAAGCATGGGAAGGATTCAGCAAAAGCTATTCAGGAACGCTTAAAACATCAGCAAACCGGAGATTTTTTTGATTTAGCGGATGAATATTTAGAAGAAATTAAAAAGACAGGCAGTCATTATACTCATAAGAATGCCAAAGTCGCTATTAGAAAGGTAGAAGCTTTTGAAGGTTCTCGCTCTTTACCTTTAAGACATATTGATACTGAATATCTGGAACGTTTTGAACGGTTTTTAAAAGATGAGTATGATAACCATCCCAATACGATAAGTAAGAATTTTAGGCCTATAAAAGGGATTATTCGAAAGGCATTAAAAAAACACCTTATCACGATTAATCCCCTAGTTAATTTTGAAGGTGCGAAACGTGGCAAACCTAAACCTAAGACAAAGCTTTCTGTAAAACAGATTGAAGCAATTCAAAGTTATGATTTTGAGCAGTTTTCTAATCTGTGGCATACCCGGAATTATTTTATGTTTTCATTTTATAGTGGTGGTATCCGGTTTGGAGATTTATGCTGCTTAAAATGGAATGACATAAAAGGCGACCGCTTATCTTATCAGATGAACAAAAACGAAAAGGTATTTACGATTGAGCTTAATGAGTATCAACAAGAAATATTAGACTATTATTCTACCGATAAAAAATCGGAAGATTTTATCTTTCCAATTTTGAATAATCACAAAGATTATTCTGATCCTACATTCTTGCGAAAACGAATTAGCAGTAAAAATGCTCTTATCAATAAGTGGCTAGGAAAGATTGTTGACAAAGTAAATGAAGAGCTGGAAAAAGAAGATTCTGACATTCCAAGGCTTGATGATATTTCTTTTCACGTAGCACGTCATAGCTTTGCCCAGTATGCCGTTGAACAGGGATTAAGTATGTATGAGTTAATGCAAACACTTAGGCACTCTAAGATCGAAACTACGCAAAAATACTTGAAAGGATTAGATGAGCAATTGGCGGATAAAGCAATGAAAAAGGTGTTCTGA
- a CDS encoding helix-turn-helix domain-containing protein has protein sequence MQAYIPTKEDLEEIISRKVKETVNDVLPGAIRKATRKEWLTTDEVMEMLQCSRRHVQYLRDSKQLPYSQNGRTIRYHIEDVEAFLNRHKVE, from the coding sequence ATGCAAGCTTATATCCCTACCAAAGAAGATCTGGAAGAAATTATTTCCAGAAAAGTTAAAGAGACGGTAAACGACGTTCTTCCCGGTGCTATACGGAAAGCGACCCGGAAAGAATGGTTAACTACGGATGAAGTAATGGAAATGCTTCAATGCTCCCGTAGGCACGTCCAGTATCTAAGGGATAGTAAGCAACTCCCATACTCGCAAAATGGCCGGACAATACGGTATCACATCGAAGATGTGGAAGCCTTTTTAAACCGCCATAAAGTAGAATAA
- a CDS encoding AAA family ATPase — protein sequence MSKLDKLKIQGFKSIREAEISLTDINVLIGPNAIGKSNFISLFNLFNSLIKEELQNYVAKSGGADSLLHYGSKETSKMEFELFFGQNSYRIVLEPTHDDKLLISKEYCRFHKKGYDTPYTEKIGSSNFESNLNKKVRKNLRRRVPYYVQDALKNWKVYHFHDTSDDAGVKKTCKIDDNISLKKDASNLAAFLYRLKETAPENYSLIERTVKRIIPFFGRFELHPSRLNEDTIKLEWREQGNDKYFNANDLSDGTIRFISLATLLLQPSLPSTIIIDEPELGLHPKAISILGSLFRKASHRTQLIISTQSVNLVNEFDPSDIMVLDRQDAQTKFEHLDLESLNNWLEDYSIGEIWEKNLIGGRPQ from the coding sequence ATGAGTAAACTAGATAAACTTAAAATACAGGGATTCAAATCAATAAGAGAGGCTGAAATTTCTCTTACCGATATTAATGTTTTAATTGGCCCAAATGCTATTGGAAAGTCTAACTTTATTAGTCTATTTAATTTATTCAATAGTCTTATTAAGGAAGAACTCCAAAACTATGTAGCTAAGTCAGGCGGTGCAGATTCTTTGCTTCATTATGGAAGTAAAGAAACTTCCAAGATGGAATTTGAATTATTCTTTGGCCAAAATTCTTACAGAATAGTACTTGAACCTACTCACGATGATAAACTTTTGATTTCAAAAGAATATTGTCGATTTCATAAGAAAGGGTATGACACCCCATATACAGAAAAAATTGGTTCCTCAAATTTTGAATCAAATCTTAATAAAAAAGTACGCAAGAATCTAAGACGTAGAGTGCCTTATTATGTACAAGATGCTTTAAAAAATTGGAAGGTTTATCATTTTCATGATACTAGTGATGACGCTGGGGTTAAGAAAACTTGCAAAATAGATGATAATATTTCTCTAAAAAAAGATGCCTCTAATTTAGCCGCATTTTTATACAGATTAAAAGAAACAGCGCCTGAGAATTATTCTTTAATTGAAAGAACTGTAAAACGTATTATTCCTTTTTTTGGTAGGTTTGAGCTCCATCCATCACGTTTAAATGAAGATACCATAAAACTGGAATGGAGAGAGCAAGGGAATGATAAATATTTCAATGCCAATGATTTATCTGATGGTACTATTAGATTTATAAGTTTGGCAACGTTATTGCTTCAACCTTCTTTACCTTCAACAATAATTATTGACGAGCCAGAACTTGGACTGCATCCTAAAGCTATCTCTATTTTAGGATCACTGTTTCGCAAAGCTAGTCATAGAACTCAACTCATCATTTCCACCCAATCAGTCAATTTGGTAAATGAGTTTGATCCCTCTGATATTATGGTTTTAGATCGACAAGATGCTCAAACAAAATTTGAACATCTTGATCTTGAATCTCTAAATAATTGGCTTGAAGATTATAGCATTGGTGAAATTTGGGAAAAGAACCTAATAGGAGGAAGACCTCAATGA
- a CDS encoding DUF4276 family protein produces MIRVHILVEGDTEESFVNRILAPHFARTNIVTTVNRVTTKTDYRSGRVYRGGLSTFGKVENELTKLLNEDDSRYVTTMFDLYAIPNDFPHYSIAMNEQNGSAKAITIERGLISHFDNRRFIPYIQTHEFESLLFSDVNRIDDCLNILHEVSNSNLQQVRDEFNTPEDINDNPDTAPSKRIKNMYEGYDKVTDGVMIAEDIGIEGMRNECQHFNDWVTEIENLKPIS; encoded by the coding sequence ATGATTAGGGTTCACATCTTAGTAGAGGGAGATACTGAAGAAAGTTTTGTTAACCGTATTTTGGCTCCTCACTTTGCCAGAACTAATATTGTTACAACAGTCAATAGAGTTACTACTAAAACAGATTATCGAAGTGGTAGGGTTTATAGAGGTGGACTCTCAACTTTTGGAAAAGTTGAAAATGAATTAACAAAATTACTAAATGAGGATGATAGTAGATATGTAACAACAATGTTTGACCTTTATGCGATACCTAATGACTTTCCTCACTATTCTATTGCCATGAATGAACAAAATGGATCAGCAAAAGCTATTACAATTGAACGGGGATTAATATCACACTTCGATAATCGAAGATTTATTCCATATATACAAACGCATGAATTCGAATCCCTTCTTTTTAGCGATGTTAATAGAATTGACGACTGTCTAAATATTTTACATGAGGTATCTAATAGCAATCTACAACAAGTCAGAGATGAATTTAATACACCAGAAGATATAAACGATAATCCTGACACTGCTCCATCAAAAAGGATTAAAAATATGTATGAAGGCTACGATAAAGTAACAGATGGGGTAATGATTGCTGAAGATATAGGTATTGAAGGCATGAGAAACGAATGTCAACATTTTAATGATTGGGTTACAGAGATAGAAAATTTAAAACCAATTAGCTGA
- the kbl gene encoding glycine C-acetyltransferase: MGKNLKERLKRELSELKEEGLYKEERVITTPQGAVINTEGGEEVINFCSNNYLGLSSHPRVLKAAKKTVDEYGYGMSSVRFICGTQTIHKKLEAKLADFLHTDDAILYAACFDANGGIFEPLLGPGDAIISDRLNHASIIDGVRLCKADRYVYAHNDMESLEDKLQEASDAEVKIIATDGVFSMDGTIAQLDKICDLADEYDALVMSDECHATGFIGETGRGVPEYRDVLGRVDIITGTLGKALGGASGGFTAARQEIVDMLRQKSRPYLFSNTLAPSITGASIEVLDLLNETTELRDKLENNTTYFREGMKEAGFDIKEGSHPIVPIMLYDARKAQKYAERLLEKGIYVIGFYYPVVPKGEARIRVQLSAVHEKEHLDQAIEAFTEVKRELA; this comes from the coding sequence ATGGGTAAGAATCTTAAAGAACGTCTTAAAAGAGAACTTTCCGAGCTAAAAGAAGAAGGCCTGTATAAAGAGGAGCGCGTTATTACGACACCCCAGGGAGCGGTAATCAATACGGAAGGAGGGGAGGAGGTGATTAATTTCTGCTCCAATAACTATTTGGGCTTGTCTTCCCATCCCCGGGTGCTAAAAGCCGCCAAAAAGACCGTCGATGAATATGGGTACGGCATGTCCTCGGTGCGATTTATTTGTGGCACCCAGACCATCCACAAGAAGCTGGAAGCCAAACTGGCCGATTTTCTGCATACCGACGATGCCATCCTGTATGCCGCCTGTTTCGACGCCAATGGCGGTATTTTCGAGCCGTTACTGGGACCTGGAGATGCGATTATATCGGATCGTCTGAACCATGCGTCAATCATCGACGGAGTGCGTCTCTGCAAGGCTGATCGCTACGTATATGCCCATAACGATATGGAGTCGCTGGAAGATAAACTGCAGGAAGCCTCGGATGCCGAAGTGAAGATCATTGCCACAGACGGCGTGTTTTCGATGGATGGGACGATTGCCCAGCTGGATAAAATTTGCGACCTGGCTGACGAATACGATGCGCTGGTCATGTCGGATGAGTGCCATGCTACGGGATTTATAGGTGAAACGGGGCGCGGTGTGCCGGAATATCGTGACGTATTGGGACGAGTGGATATTATTACCGGTACGCTTGGAAAGGCATTGGGCGGCGCTTCCGGTGGATTTACAGCAGCGCGACAAGAAATTGTGGATATGCTTCGTCAGAAATCCCGGCCCTATCTTTTTTCCAATACGCTGGCTCCGTCTATAACCGGGGCGTCTATTGAGGTGCTGGATTTGCTGAATGAAACTACCGAGCTCCGAGACAAACTGGAAAACAATACCACTTATTTCCGGGAGGGCATGAAGGAAGCCGGTTTTGATATCAAGGAGGGTTCGCATCCTATTGTGCCTATTATGCTGTATGATGCCAGGAAAGCGCAGAAATATGCCGAGCGCCTGTTGGAGAAGGGCATTTATGTGATCGGCTTCTACTACCCCGTGGTACCTAAAGGGGAGGCGCGTATTCGGGTACAGCTTTCAGCGGTCCATGAGAAGGAACATCTGGATCAAGCGATTGAAGCCTTTACCGAAGTCAAAAGAGAACTCGCATAA
- a CDS encoding NAD-dependent epimerase/dehydratase family protein, translating to MTKILITGACGQLGSELTGKLRSVYGKDNVIATDIRPPEGEVGEGPFEELDVLDRERTEEIIDQYKIEHVYHLAALLSAKAEQDIEFGWKLNMGGLLNILKVAREKSLGRIFWPSSIAVFGPDAPKQQTPQNTALNPTTVYGISKVAGEQWCAYFYRRFGVDVRSLRYPGLIGYKSMPGGGTTDYAVDIHHKALKRQSYDCFLARDTALPMMYMADAVNATVQLMQADGKDIEVRRSYNLSGVSFTPAEIAEVIKQHVPDFEVNYDPDYRQDIADSWPDSIDDAPAREQWGWQHQYDLEAIVEDMLDNLSERVEVL from the coding sequence ATGACAAAGATTTTAATTACGGGTGCCTGCGGTCAGCTAGGAAGTGAGCTGACGGGGAAGTTACGATCTGTTTACGGAAAAGATAATGTGATTGCCACGGATATTCGTCCCCCGGAGGGCGAAGTGGGGGAGGGACCCTTTGAAGAGCTGGATGTGCTTGACCGGGAACGTACCGAAGAAATCATCGATCAGTATAAAATCGAGCACGTTTACCATTTGGCGGCACTGCTTTCCGCCAAGGCCGAACAGGATATAGAGTTCGGCTGGAAGCTGAATATGGGGGGACTGCTGAATATTCTTAAGGTGGCCAGGGAAAAGTCACTCGGACGAATTTTCTGGCCCAGCTCTATCGCGGTTTTCGGTCCCGATGCGCCCAAACAGCAGACCCCGCAGAATACGGCACTCAATCCAACTACGGTTTACGGCATCAGCAAAGTAGCCGGGGAGCAGTGGTGCGCCTATTTTTACCGGCGCTTCGGAGTGGATGTCCGAAGCCTGCGCTATCCGGGACTGATTGGTTACAAATCCATGCCTGGGGGTGGAACGACCGACTATGCGGTGGATATTCATCATAAAGCACTAAAACGACAGTCTTATGACTGTTTCTTAGCCAGAGATACCGCTCTGCCTATGATGTATATGGCAGATGCGGTTAATGCCACCGTCCAGTTAATGCAGGCCGATGGAAAAGATATTGAAGTCCGCAGAAGTTATAACCTTTCCGGGGTTAGCTTTACGCCGGCAGAAATAGCCGAAGTCATAAAGCAGCACGTTCCTGACTTTGAAGTTAATTATGACCCCGACTATCGCCAGGATATTGCGGATTCCTGGCCCGATTCCATTGACGATGCTCCCGCACGCGAACAATGGGGATGGCAGCATCAGTACGATCTGGAGGCCATAGTGGAAGATATGCTGGATAATTTATCTGAACGAGTGGAAGTATTATGA
- the agaR gene encoding transcriptional repressor AgaR, producing MKSTVDRRDKIIQKIQSEGSVRVDELSEEFDVSTVTIRNDLDFFEEKGLIHRTYGGALLRNNVYNDPSLEEKQKINVEEKKRIGEYAAGLVSDGDSIILDSGTTTREIALRLKEKKDLTLMTNAINIAVELAGVSGMRLMLTGGVLRDKSYSLVGPEAERMMENYYFDKLFLGVDGMNFDHGLTTPNPQEAQLNRMMVERSNTVILVSDSSKFGRHSFSYICGLEPIETVITDTKISSEFEEGFKERDIEVVKV from the coding sequence ATGAAGTCTACTGTTGATCGAAGAGATAAAATTATACAAAAAATTCAGAGCGAAGGATCCGTTCGTGTTGATGAGCTGAGTGAAGAGTTCGACGTTTCCACGGTGACTATTCGCAATGATCTGGATTTTTTTGAAGAAAAGGGATTGATTCATCGTACTTACGGTGGTGCCCTTCTACGTAATAATGTTTATAACGACCCTTCTCTGGAAGAAAAACAGAAAATAAATGTAGAGGAAAAAAAGAGAATCGGAGAATATGCAGCGGGATTGGTTAGCGATGGAGACTCTATTATCCTGGATTCGGGAACCACCACGCGCGAAATTGCCCTCCGTTTGAAGGAGAAAAAAGACCTGACGCTCATGACCAATGCCATTAATATTGCTGTTGAGCTGGCAGGAGTTTCCGGGATGCGATTAATGCTTACCGGTGGCGTGCTGCGGGATAAATCGTATTCGCTGGTAGGACCGGAAGCGGAGCGGATGATGGAGAATTACTACTTCGATAAGCTCTTTTTAGGAGTGGATGGAATGAATTTTGACCATGGATTGACAACGCCAAATCCGCAGGAGGCACAACTTAATAGGATGATGGTTGAACGGTCGAATACGGTTATTTTGGTATCTGATTCGTCAAAATTCGGACGGCATAGTTTCTCTTATATTTGTGGCCTGGAGCCCATCGAAACCGTTATCACCGATACGAAAATATCGTCGGAGTTTGAGGAAGGATTTAAAGAGAGAGATATTGAAGTGGTGAAAGTGTAG
- a CDS encoding amidohydrolase family protein, with protein sequence MPAIDSFPKIDAHVHYNADRPNLLEMARRFNFSLVSINTEVPDFPSIEKQRQLAQSHSAESDIPLHYATTVSSEHIFSDGWAKSAITKIKNDRAEGAIGVKFWKNIGMSIRRTDGSFLMPDDPELEPVFSFLEEEQIPVLGHQGEPKNCWLPVEEMTVKSDREYFSAHPEYHMYKHDEYPGYRDHIEARDAVLDRHPNLRFVGLHLASLEWNLDKVEQRLERYPNLAVDLAERITHLYYHAAENRQSVIDFFEKYQDRIIYGTDIINDPGQPAKTINEELERRWTAHWEFLTTDRPMESEQVRKSFQGLALPEAILEKIYRLNAEKWYQLE encoded by the coding sequence ATGCCTGCTATCGATTCCTTTCCCAAAATTGACGCCCACGTGCACTACAATGCCGACCGACCCAATCTACTCGAGATGGCCCGGCGGTTTAACTTCTCGCTGGTAAGCATCAATACGGAAGTGCCGGACTTCCCCTCTATTGAAAAGCAGCGGCAGCTGGCCCAATCACACAGCGCAGAGTCTGATATTCCTCTCCATTATGCCACCACCGTATCATCAGAACATATTTTTTCGGACGGCTGGGCCAAATCAGCGATAACAAAAATTAAAAACGACCGGGCGGAAGGGGCCATTGGCGTCAAGTTCTGGAAGAATATCGGGATGTCCATCCGGCGCACGGACGGTTCTTTCTTAATGCCGGATGATCCGGAGCTCGAGCCGGTGTTTAGCTTTCTTGAGGAAGAGCAGATTCCGGTGTTGGGTCACCAGGGCGAACCCAAAAACTGCTGGCTGCCGGTGGAAGAAATGACCGTTAAAAGCGACCGGGAGTATTTCTCAGCACACCCGGAATACCATATGTACAAACACGATGAATACCCCGGTTACAGGGACCATATTGAAGCCCGCGATGCCGTTTTAGACCGGCATCCCAATCTTCGGTTTGTGGGACTCCACCTGGCCAGCCTGGAATGGAACCTGGATAAGGTGGAACAACGGCTGGAACGCTATCCTAATTTGGCGGTAGACCTGGCCGAGCGTATTACGCACCTCTACTATCACGCGGCAGAAAATCGCCAAAGTGTAATAGACTTCTTTGAGAAATACCAAGATCGCATCATCTATGGAACGGACATTATTAATGATCCCGGTCAGCCTGCAAAGACTATTAACGAGGAGCTCGAACGGCGATGGACTGCGCACTGGGAGTTTTTAACCACCGACCGCCCCATGGAGTCCGAACAGGTCAGAAAATCCTTCCAGGGGCTAGCGCTGCCGGAAGCCATTCTCGAGAAAATATATCGGCTGAATGCTGAAAAATGGTACCAATTGGAATAA